The genomic interval GGGCGATTGAACTGGATCCCCGCTTTGTCAGCGCTACCTATTTGGCAGGTGTCTGTTATGCGGAATTGAACCGCCCCGATGAAGCGGTGGAGATGTGGAAAAAAACCCTGGCCTTAAATAAACGGCATGATAACGCGCTCTACTTCATCGGTAAAATTTATGGAATGAAGGGCATGTGGGATATGGCCATTCATCAGTTCAATCAGGCCATCAAGGTGAATGATGAAATCCCGCAGTATTACCAGGCCCTGGCTGAAATGTATTTAGCCAAGGGAGAACTTCAGACCGCAGTGGAAAATTGGCAGAAAATTCTCACGCTCGATGAAAAAAATCTGCAGGCGCACGTTAATTTATGCGCCTGTTATCTGGATATGCATGATTTAGAAAAATCGGTCCTGCACGGCGGCATCGCCGTCAGCCTGGGTGCCGTCAGTCCTACGCTTTATTATGATTTGGCAATGGCTTATCTTTTTGCCGGGATGTATGAAGACAGCATCAAATATTTCCTGCTGGCGAAAGAAGGCGATGAAAAAGATATTCCAACCCGGCTTTCTTTGGGAGAAGCGTATA from Negativicutes bacterium carries:
- a CDS encoding tetratricopeptide repeat protein, yielding MSMKLTREQINKIIDECQKQIAKNPNNKEAHHDLAVARMEIGQFDLALPGFLRAIELDPRFVSATYLAGVCYAELNRPDEAVEMWKKTLALNKRHDNALYFIGKIYGMKGMWDMAIHQFNQAIKVNDEIPQYYQALAEMYLAKGELQTAVENWQKILTLDEKNLQAHVNLCACYLDMHDLEKSVLHGGIAVSLGAVSPTLYYDLAMAYLFAGMYEDSIKYFLLAKEGDEKDIPTRLSLGEAY